A section of the Paenibacillus odorifer genome encodes:
- a CDS encoding MarR family winged helix-turn-helix transcriptional regulator yields the protein MHASEFSKIWHKILKDYKLHMDSNLAPTLTDAQLTVLELLQERDAMKPSDLAPHLATSPAAVTMLLDRMEKHELIVRERDASDRRIVWVSITETGKEETARGLKIRSDFFAEALDPISSHNQQLLLYLMGKMVVTTTPEGSTP from the coding sequence GTGCATGCTTCTGAATTCAGTAAAATTTGGCATAAGATTTTAAAAGATTATAAATTACATATGGACAGTAATCTTGCTCCAACGCTGACGGATGCCCAACTTACTGTACTTGAACTGCTTCAGGAACGCGACGCCATGAAGCCTTCTGATCTGGCTCCACATTTGGCGACCAGTCCTGCAGCGGTTACGATGTTACTTGATCGGATGGAGAAGCATGAGCTTATTGTGCGGGAAAGAGATGCTTCGGACCGGCGGATTGTATGGGTGAGCATAACGGAGACTGGAAAGGAAGAAACTGCACGTGGTCTAAAGATCCGCAGTGATTTTTTTGCGGAAGCGCTTGATCCGATCTCCTCTCATAACCAACAGTTACTGCTCTACTTAATGGGCAAAATGGTTGTTACAACTACACCGGAGGGTTCTACACCTTGA